A genomic stretch from Styela clava chromosome 5, kaStyClav1.hap1.2, whole genome shotgun sequence includes:
- the LOC120344211 gene encoding malonyl-CoA-acyl carrier protein transacylase, mitochondrial-like: MSLALRPRLWTRRFFFCHRNYNVAVEGELNNDKLMEEQLVNDLFGGTGGSKKIPDKLENTSTLLFPGQGSQYVGMVKNLLKYPNVKDMFDVASEILGFKLLDLCIHGPKNQLDKTIYCQPAVVVTSLAGVEKLQAETPEVLENCMAVAGYSVGEYAALVFSGALTFEDAISLVKIRALEMQKASDDTGGGMISLVGGAKTKFNLACTDAVEYCHEKLGMERVLCRVSGYLAPNIRTVAGHRAALEYLSSQKQNYHIRRVQILPVSGAFHTALMRPAVKKMKHALKAIEVKEPMVTVYGNIDGKPYKDSADIVEKLLEQIIRPVLWEQTIHAMYAQYKNKAPHTYELGPNHQLGVLLKHCNGKAWKNYLPVDNRDNRTADNENG; encoded by the coding sequence ATGAGTCTTGCTCTGAGACCAAGATTGTGGACCAGGCGTTTTTTTTTCTGCCATCGCAACTACAATGTGGCTGTAGAAGGAGAATTAAACAACGATAAGTTGATGGAAGAACAGCTTGTAAATGATTTATTTGGAGGTACAGGAGGTTCAAAGAAAATTCCTGATAAACTCGAGAACACTTCGACACTTTTGTTTCCTGGGCAAGGAAGTCAGTATGTTGGAATGgtgaaaaatcttttgaaataTCCAAATGTCAAAGATATGTTTGATGTTGCTTCGGAAATTTTGGGATTCAAATTATTAGACCTGTGCATCCATGGTCCTAAAAATCAGTTGGATAAAACCATCTACTGCCAACCTGCTGTTGTTGTTACCTCACTTGCGGGTGTTGAAAAGCTTCAAGCTGAAACACCAGAAGTTTTAGAAAATTGCATGGCAGTGGCAGGATATAGTGTTGGAGAATATGCCGCCCTCGTGTTTTCCGGAGCTCTGACTTTCGAAGATGCCATCAGCTTAGTGAAAATCAGAGCACTTGAGATGCAAAAGGCATCTGATGACACTGGTGGGGGAATGATTTCTTTGGTTGGTGGTGCAAAAACTAAGTTCAACTTGGCATGTACTGATGCAGTGGAGTATTGTCATGAAAAGCTAGGCATGGAAAGAGTTCTTTGCAGGGTTTCTGGTTATTTGGCACCAAATATAAGAACTGTAGCTGGTCACCGTGCTGCGCTTGAATATCTATCATCACAAAAGCAAAATTATCACATCAGGAGGGTTCAGATTCTTCCAGTGTCTGGAGCATTTCATACTGCTTTAATGCGACCTGCAGTTAAGAAAATGAAGCATGCACTGAAAGCTATTGAAGTAAAAGAACCCATGGTGACGGTTTATGGCAATATAGATGGCAAACCATATAAGGACTCGGCTGACATTGTCGAAAAACTTCTAGAGCAAATTATAAGACCAGTTTTGTGGGAGCAGACAATTCATGCCATGTATGCAcagtataaaaataaagcaCCTCACACTTATGAATTGGGTCCGAACCACCAGCTTGGGGTATTATTGAAACACTGCAATGGTAAAGCATGGAAGAATTATTTACCTGTTGACAATAGAGATAACAGGACTGCTGATAATGAAAATGGTTGA
- the LOC120344212 gene encoding protein AAR2 homolog: MDQGLAKKLFEEGAFLILVDMPKGTEFGMDWNSWITGPKFKGVKMIPPGLHFIFYSSNGKHGGHSSPRSGFFHFFKQREIFISHWDVNNEEIQFSHKSVDEMNSLRENLKNLDKNLAPYPYDTLEKWVSLTDWINNDVMVKLQPENGKIQSVPELISESNVSPSGREMSEESVKVPRSSAVDEDGLPILKPKPGTEIKFSMIPKQWYPPNATPHEISKHSVDSSYILGQIIKNSSQPEDLLGELQFAFVCFVLGQVLDAFEQWKSLVNVLCSCDDLLKEHQKLYESLLTVFYHQLNEIPKDFFVDVVSSNNFLVSTLTILFSNLQTEGIDASLQKRGKQFQKYLTKKFKWNFKSEPDDWAPVVVEI; the protein is encoded by the coding sequence ATGGACCAAGGTTTGGCCAAAAAACTGTTTGAAGAAGGTGCATTTTTAATTCTTGTTGATATGCCGAAAGGTACAGAATTTGGAATGGATTGGAATTCTTGGATTACCGGACCCAAATTCAAAGGTGTTAAAATGATTCCCCCTGGCCTCcactttattttttatagttCAAATGGAAAACATGGTGGCCATTCATCTCCAAGGTCTGGATTCTTCCATTTTTTCAAACAGAGGGAAATTTTTATTAGCCATTGGGATGTTAATAATGAGGAAATCCAATTCTCTCACAAGTCTGTTGATGAGATGAATTCACTCAGAGAAAATCTGAAAAACTTGGATAAAAATTTGGCGCCTTATCCATATGACACCTTAGAAAAATGGGTGTCTCTGACAGACTGGATTAATAATGATGTTATGGTTAAACTTCAACCCGAAAACGGAAAAATTCAGTCTGTTCCCGAGTTAATTTCAGAAAGCAATGTTTCACCAAGTGGGAGAGAGATGTCGGAAGAGAGTGTCAAAGTGCCAAGATCAAGTGCAGTTGACGAGGATGGACTGCCTATACTAAAACCTAAACCTGGGACTgagataaaattttcaatgataCCTAAACAATGGTATCCCCCAAACGCAACTCCACATGAAATTTCAAAGCATAGTGTGGATTCATCATACATTTTAggacaaataataaaaaactcttCCCAACCTGAAGACTTGCTTGGTGAACTGCAGTTTGCATTTGTATGTTTTGTTTTAGGGCAGGTGCTTGATGCTTTTGAACAATGGAAATCCCTTGTAAATGTCCTATGTTCTTGTGATGACTTGCTGAAAGAACATCAAAAATTGTACGAGAGTTTACTTacagtattttatcatcaaCTCAATGAAATACCAAAGGATTTTTTTGTTGATGTTGTTAGCTCTAATAACTTTTTAGTTTCAACTTTAACTATACTTTTTAGTAATCTGCAAACTGAGGGAATTGATGCAAGTCTACAAAAACGTGGCAAacagtttcaaaaatatttgactaaAAAATTTAAGTGGAATTTTAAAAGTGAGCCAGATGATTGGGCGCCTGTGGTTGTAGAAATATAA